Below is a window of Flavobacterium sp. CFS9 DNA.
TTGCTTTCTCTTCATCTACGATTGCAGTTTTAAATCCATTGTCGTTTCGATAATAATTACTTTTGAAGCCTTCATCTATAGAGTTTTCTTTTTCCTCTTCTTTCTTTTTAGATAAAGGGAAGGGCTGCAGTAATTCAGAAGTATAACGATAAACCCTTTTAATCATATTGTCTGACCATCCTTCTCTAAGTTCTTCGATAATTAACGTAGTGCCATAATCTCTGACTTTCGGAACTAAATCAACCGAATTGGATATAGCAAGTAAGTTTTTATCAGTAGCGAACTCTTCCCAATTTACAATAACTTTCAAAGCTTCTTGTGAATGTTTTGTTTGTGTTATGATTGTCAGTTTTTTTCCAAGTCGCTGAGTAGCAAATCTACCAATACCCTTCTTACCTGCTTTTTGGCGTTTGTATTTATCAGAAACCGGATTATGAATTTTATCAGAAGATGACAATCTCATAAAACCGTTAACCAGCTGTTCCCGGTTCATTCCATGTCCATTGTCCTCTATAGTTAATGTCCCACCTTTATTCCAAGCATTTTCAAACATTAAATCAACTATCGTTGCATCCGCATCATAAGCATTTTTTATAAGCTCTGAAACTGCTGTTTCTTGCTTTCCAACCAGTTCTTTACCTAATCTGTTTATTATCCCTGCATCAACTGAAAATCTTACTACAGACTCATCTAAAGTAGCAATTTCATTAGATAAAGAAATAATTAAATTATTATCCGAGTTTGGTTTCGCTATTTCTTCAGATAATCTTTTTTTAATTTCCGAAATTTTATTTACATTATCCATGAATTATTGTCCATTGTTATTGATTAAATCTGTGGATGCAACTCGCAGTTGGTCTGCATGCTCAGCTAACGCATTTAAGCAAGGGTATATCAACGGTGCGCCAACTACAAATCTCTGCTTCATTTCTAAAGTTTTTATGCTAACCACTTACTACTCACATTTTTCTCCGCAAGCATTAATTTTAATCTATTAATTGCTTTTTTTGTCATTAAAATTGCATATCGCGTAAAGATATTGATTTTTTTTTTCTTGCACCACTCAGTAACTTTTATTGCAGCAAAAAAGGGAGCCCGCCTTACGCAAACTCCCTAATATCGAAATCATTTGGATCACTTTTTTCTTCCGTTAAAGTAGATTTTTTATTTATGGAAGAAAGCCTCCCGTCCAAGAGCTCTGCCATTTTTCGAGAAGCATCTTCCATGGAATTTTCCAGTAGGTTGAATAATTCAGTTCCTTGTATTTTCTGAATCAACGCTGCTGCTGTTTCCTTTTGGGATGGCTCCAGGCTTTCCTCCTGCAGCATCATCCCCACTGAGCTTAATTCTTCGAAGGTAACCCCTTGGGCAAAACCGCTATTCCCTATGGAAATTCCAAAACTATTCCGCTCTTCCTCCTCATCCTCCAAATCAGGCAAATAATCATTTGCATCATCGAGCTTGACCTCCCAATCTGTTTGGTGTTGTTCCCCGCTGATTTCTGGATCAAAATTATGCGCTTCATCTCTTGCTGCCTTAATATGGCAGCCATTGGCATCGTGCGGCGTTAGAAGGCTCTTGAATTCCCTAGTAAGTCCCATTAGATCCGGAAGATTCCTGCTTCGTTTATCAAATCCTGTTTTTTTTTCAGCATTCGATATCCTTCCCTGAAATTTATCATGCAAAAGCAGCATTATGATGATAAGCAGACATATCACAATTAAAGCTTCCATTCCTACATTA
It encodes the following:
- a CDS encoding conjugal transfer protein TraD; translated protein: MEALIVICLLIIIMLLLHDKFQGRISNAEKKTGFDKRSRNLPDLMGLTREFKSLLTPHDANGCHIKAARDEAHNFDPEISGEQHQTDWEVKLDDANDYLPDLEDEEEERNSFGISIGNSGFAQGVTFEELSSVGMMLQEESLEPSQKETAAALIQKIQGTELFNLLENSMEDASRKMAELLDGRLSSINKKSTLTEEKSDPNDFDIREFA